One Pseudomonas sp. MM213 genomic window, TCGGCCTGCTGCTGTCGTTGCTCGTGGTGCTGGGTTGCCGCTACTTCACCGGTGACCAGTTTGAAGTCTGGGGCTGGCGGATTCCGTTTCTGTTTTCCATCGTGCTGCTGGGCATCTCGACCTGGATTCGCCTGAGCCTGCACGAATCGCCCGCGTTCGTGAAAATGAAAGAGGAAGGCAAGCTCTGCAAATCGCCACTGCGTGACTCCTTCGGCAAATGGGAAAACCTCAAGGTCGTGCTGATCGCGCTGTTCAGCATCAACGCCGGGCAAGCGGTGACGTTTTACGCGGCGCAGTTCTACGTGCTGTTCTTCCTCACCCAGTTCCTGAAAATGGACCCGGCCCTGGCCAACAGCCTGCTGATCGTCAGCGTGATCATCGGCGCGCCGTTCTTCATTTTCTTCGGTTGGCTGTCGGACAAGGTCGGGCGCAAACCGGTACTGATGATCGGCCTGTTGCTGGCCACCGCGCTGTACTTCCCGATCTTCAAGACCCTGGCCCATTACGCCAACCCGGCAATCGACCAGGCCAGCCGTCAGGCACCGATTACCGTACTGGCCGACCCGGCGACCTGCACCTTCCAGTTTGATCCGGTGGGCAAGGCGAAATTTGACAGCCCGTGCGACAAGGTCAAAACCTTCCTGGTGAAACAGGGCTTGCCCTACATCAGCGAAGCGGCCCCGGCAGGCAGCGGCGTGCAGGTCAGCGTCGGTGACGTGAGGCTTGAAGGCTTTGACGAAGCGGCCCTGCGGGGTGCGGTGACCCTGGCCGGGTATCCGTCAAAAGCCGACGTCCAGTTGATCAACAAACCGATGATCGTGGCGCTGATCGTCGCGCTGATCATCATCTCGGCCATGTGCTACGGACCGCTGGCGGCGTTGATGGTCGAGCTGTTTCCGACGCGCATTCGCTATACCTCGATGTCCCTGCCGTATCACATTGGCAACGGGTGGTTTGGTGGGTTCTTGCCGACGGTGTCGTTTGCGTTGGTGGTGTACACCGGGGACATCTTTTATGGGCTTTGGTACCCGGTGGTGATTACTGCGGTGAGCCTGGTGGTGGGGATGATCTGTTTGCGTGAGACCAAGAACGTGGATCTGGATACTAACTGAGGGATGGTGTTTGGGGGCATGTCCGTTATTGCGGTGATGGCGGCTATTGGTTTCGCCCTTACGGCGAGTCACTTTGGAAAAGCCTGTACGGACCGGACACATGGTTGACGGGTGTGCGGGGACATGGTGGACACTTTTCGGCGAGCCAACTTCGCCGGGAATCCATCATGCCCTGGGACACGAGAGATACCATGAGCCTGAAAGAAGAGTTTGTTGCCTTAGCACGGCAACCCGGCAGCAATAAACGAGAACTGTGTCGACGGTTCGGCATCAGTCCGCAAACGGCCTACAAGTGGCTCAACCGCTACGAGACACACGGTCAGTCGGGACTGCAAGAGAAGTCCCGCAGACCTGCAACCAGCCCCAAGCTGACCCCTGCTGCTTTGGAGGCCGAAGTCTTAGCCCTCAGGCAAGAACATCCCGCATGGGGCGGACGCACAATCAGCATCATCTTGAAAAAGCAGATCGCTCCCAGCACCGTCACCAATGTCCTGCGCAGGCACGGGCTGATTCAGCCTGCTCAGAATGAGCAAGAGGCCAAGCTGAGATTTGAACACGATGCGCCTAACGATCTGTGGCAGATGGATTTCAAGGGGCACTTCTCAACGCAAGAAGGCCGATGCCACCCCCTGACTTTGTTGGACGACCACTCACGATTCAATTTGGCTATTCAGGCCTGCGATAACGAGCGCGGAGCCACGGTGAAGGAAAAGATGATTGAGGTATTCCAGCGCTTCGGATTACCAGCACGCATCAATGTTGATAACGGCCCGCCATGGGGCTCACCGCGCAACCCAGGTGAAATCACAGAGCTGAGTATCTGGCTGATTCGTTTAGGAATCCGGATCAGCTTCAGCCGCCCTTACCATCCCCAAACCAATGGGAAGATCGAGCGCTTCCACCGTTCACTCAAAGCCGAAGTGCTTGAGGGGCGTCAATTTTCCACGGTCAAGGAGGCTCAATCCGCGTTTGATCGATGGCGGGAGGTTTATAACCTGCAACGGCCTCATCAAGCGTTGAACTATCAAGTGCCGATGGACCGGTATCGCTCTAGCCCCTGGGCTTATCCGCAGCAACTATCGGAGTTTGAATACGGGCCGGACGATGTGTTGGCCAAGGTTTATCACAGCCGATTTCGCTTTCAGAAACGCTATTTCAGCATCGCCAAGGGCTTGGTTGGGCAGCACATCGCAATACGGCCCAACCCTGAAAGAAATGGACTCTTTGACGTCTACTTCTGCCATCACTTCCTAAGAACGTTCGACGTGAGCAAACCTGACTATGGGTCATAATGTGTCAACCATGTCCCCGCACATGTGTCCACCATGTGTCCGGTCCGTACAAAAAGCCCCAAAGTAACCAAAGGGCTCTTGCCCCTTTCGTTCGGTGGCTCGCTAATGCTCGCCATGCCCTCGCTCCGGTCCTGCTCCGTGGGCCCGCCGCCATCGGCCATCCATGGCCGGGGGCGGCTAACCCGGCATCCATGCCGGGTTGCCCACTGCGCAGAACCTCCACTCGGCCTCTCGAGGGGGCGCTCAGATCAAAAGCGGAAGGCGAGCTAACGCTCGGCCTGATGAGTGGTGAGAAGCAAAAGCAAACGCGATTCCCTGTAGGAGCGAGGCTCGCCCGCGAAAAACGACCGGACAACGCGTTCATTCAGACAGCCCGAGTTATCGTTGGCGTCCATCGCCAGCAAGCTGGCTCCTACAAGGGAAATGCATATGCATTTGGATAAATACGATCAACTGTAGGAGCCGGCTTGCTGGCGATAGCGGTGGATCAGTCGACGCATGTATTGGCTGGACGGACGCCATCGCCAGCAAGCCGGCTCCTACAAGGGAATGTGCAAACATCCAACATTAGTGCAGCCACCATGATGTGGGAGTGTGCACACGACCAAAGAGCCAGGTCGGCTTTCAGGCCGCCTCGGCGGCTGTGGCGGTCGTCGCCCCCTCGAGAGGCCGAGCGCAGGTTCTGCGCAGTGGGCAACCCGGCATGGATGCCGGGTTAGCCGCGCACGGCCAGGGATGGCCGATCGCGGCGGGCCCACGGAGCAGGACCGGAGCGAGGGCATGCCGAGCCTAGGCGAGGCACCGAACGAAAGGGGCAAAAGCGCTTGGTTACTTGGCGCTTCTCCAAGTGACTCGCCGTAAGGGCGAAACCAATAGCCGCCGTTACCCCAATAACGGATATATCCCCCCCAAAAAACCCAAACACCCAACACCGCGAAAAACAGAATTACCGCAAACACGAGCCGTTTTCGCTACTCTGGCTCCAAGCACCCATCGCCCCGCCACTCACCCGACCGAGGCACCATGATCATTTCATCCGCATCCGACTATCGCGAGGCAGCCCGCCGCAAACTCCCCCGGTTCTTGTTCGACTACATCGATGGAGGCGCTTATGCGGAACACACACTGAGGGCCAACAGCGCCGACCTGACAGGCATCAGCCTGCGTCAGCGCATTCTGAAAAACGTCGAAACCCTGAGCCTGCAAACCACCCTCTTCGACCAGCCCCTCGCAATGCCGATCATCCTGGCGCCCGTAGGCCTGACAGGCATGTTCGCCCGTCGAGGCGAAGTACAAGCCGTGAAAGCGGCGCAAAACAAAGGCATTCCCCTGTGCCTGTCGACGGTCTCGGTGTGTTCGATCGAGGAAGTGGTGGCGCAAAGCCAACAATCCATCTGGTTCCAGCTGTACGTGCTGAAAGACCGGGGCTTCATGAAAAACGCCCTGGAACGGGCCAAGGCCGCCGGGGTGAAGAACCTGGTGTTTACCGTCGACATGCCCACGCCCGGTGCCCGATACCGGGATGCGCACTCGGGCATGTCCGGGCCGTTTGCGTCATCGCGGCGAATACTTCAGGCGATGACCCGGCCCGACTGGGCCTTCAACGTCGGCGTCATGGGACGCCCGCACGATCTGGGCAACATCTCGAAGTACCTTGGCAAAGCCGTCACGCTCGAAGACTACATGGGCTGGCTGGCGAACAACTTCGACCCGTCGATCAGCTGGAGCGATCTGGAGTGGATTCGTGACTTCTGGAAAGGCCCGATGATCATCAAGGGCATTCTCGATCCTCAGGACGCGCGAGACGCCGTCAGCTTTGGCGCGGACGGCATTGTGGTATCGAACCACGGCGGACGGCAGCTGGACGGCGTGCTTTCCACCGCCAAGGCATTGCCGCCCATCGTACAAGCGGTGGGGAATGATCTGACGGTGCTGGTCGACTCGGGGATCCGCTCGGGGCTCGATGTCGTGCGGATGCTGGCCCTGGGCGCGAAAGGTGTATTGCTGGGGCGATCCATGGCCTATGCGCTGGCCGCCGATGGTCAACGCGGGGTGGAAAACATGCTGGATATTTTCGCCAAAGAGATGCGCGTGGCCATGACGCTGACCGGAGTGACCTCGATTGCTCAGATCGATGAGTCGACGCTGGTGCAGGCGGTTCGTGAACTGAACGCTTGATCGTAAAAACGCCCTGTCAATGCAGGGCGTTTTCAATCACTCGACGTCTTTGAGAATCTCGAACTTCACCTGATCGGGATAGAACGCAATGTAGCCCCGAATCTGTTCTACCGACACCTTGGGATCTTCATAACTCCACGCCGCATTCGCACCCTCATGTCCCGGGACCTGCAGGCTGAAATAGCTCGCATCACCCTTGTAGGGGCAGTAACTCGTGTGGTCGGTGCGGGCAAAATACTTCTCGTCGATATCCTCCCGGGGCACGTAGTACACCGGAGGGTAATTGGCCTCCAGCAGCACCAGCGCGCGCGCCGACGCAGCCACCTGAATGCCGTGAAACTTCACCAACAGACAGCCGGGCTGCTCGGCGATGGTAATGACAGGGCTAGGACCGGAGCTTTTCATGAAATGCGTTCCTCGGGACGGTGAAAAACCTGTGGGAGCGTGCGATGCGGCAATCCGACTTGCCCGCAATGGGTCGCACAGTGCCCCAAAACTTGAGAACACAGCTTTGTCAGGTATAACCCAGATTTCATCAGCGCGACGGCTTCACAGCCGAACGGGGCGCTGAAGCTATCCGTCGCAGGACCGGCACAAGCGCAGAGGCGGATAACGTCAAATGCAGAAGCGAGATGCCGTTCGTTGCAATGAGTCGAAACGCACGAGCTGTACATCCATACAGATAAAGATTGCTCCATCGCTCATCAGCCGCCATTCTGTGCACCTCCCGGCAGTTGATGAACGATGGTGGTTATGCGGTTGTACCTCTGTGAAAAACCTTCCCAGGCCAAAGACATTGCGGCCGTGCTCGGCGCCCGGCGTCGCGGCGACGGCTGCTGGTTGGGAACGGACGTCACGGTGACCTGGTGCATCGGCCATCTGCTGGAAACCGCGCCACCGGATGCCTACGACGTACGCTACAAGCGCTGGGTGCTGGCGGATCTGCCGATCATTCCGGACAAATGGAAAATGACCGTCAAACCGCGCACCGCCAGTCAGTACAAGGCCGTCAAACGCTTGCTCGGCGAGGCCGATGAATTGGTGATCGCCACCGACGCCGACCGTGAGGGCGAAATGATCGCCCGGGAACTGGTGGAGCATTGCCGTTATCGCGGGCCGATCCAGCGGTTGTGGCTGTCGGCGCTGGACGATGCGTCAATCCGCAAGGCATTGGCTGCGCTGAAGCCGGGGGCGGAGACCTTCAGCCTTTATCATTCGGCATTGGGCCGTTCACGGGCCGACTGGCTGATCGGCATGAACATGAGCCGGTTGTTCACGCTGCTGGGGCGCCAGTCCGGTTATCAGGGCGTATTGCCGGTCGGTCGAGTGCAAACGCCGACCCTGCGCCTGGTGGTGGACCGCGACCGCAGCATCGCCGATTTCGTCCCCGTGGCTTACTGGGCCATCGACGTGCAGCTGCTGAACGATGGCACCGCGTTCACTGCACAGTGGCGTGCGCCGTCCGACGTTTGCGACGACCAGGATCGCTGCCTCAATCAGGCTCTCGCACAACAGGCAGCTGCGGCGATTGGCAACGCGGCGAGCGCCCGGGTGATCAAACTGCGTACCGAGCGCATGCGCGAAGTGGCGCCATTGCCGTTCGATCTGGGCACCTTGCAGGAGGTCTGTTCGAAGAAACTCGGGCTTGGCGCTCAGGAAACCCTCGACATCGCCCAGGCACTCTACGAAACCCATAAAGTCATCACCTACCCTCGCAGCGACTGCGGTTACCTGCCGGTGAGTCAACACAGTGAAGCGCCCGGAATTCTCGCCGCCCTGCGGCAAGCAGATCCGACGCTGAACGCCTTGCAGGACTACCTTGAACCGCAACGGCGCTCACGGGCCTGGAATGACGCCAAGGTCAGCGCTCACCACGGCATCATCCCCACGGCTGCGGCAAAGAACCTGGATCGACTGGTGGGCAAGCAGCGAGCGGTCTACACGCTGATCCGCGCGCGGTATCTGGCGCAGTTTCTGCCCAACCATGAATACGACCGGACCCAGGCCGACTTCGACTGTGCCGGTGAAGCCTTGCGCGCGGTCGGCAAGCAGATCGTCGAACCCGGCTGGAAACGCGCCCTGCCCGAGGCCCTTGCTCCGG contains:
- the lldD gene encoding FMN-dependent L-lactate dehydrogenase LldD, which produces MIISSASDYREAARRKLPRFLFDYIDGGAYAEHTLRANSADLTGISLRQRILKNVETLSLQTTLFDQPLAMPIILAPVGLTGMFARRGEVQAVKAAQNKGIPLCLSTVSVCSIEEVVAQSQQSIWFQLYVLKDRGFMKNALERAKAAGVKNLVFTVDMPTPGARYRDAHSGMSGPFASSRRILQAMTRPDWAFNVGVMGRPHDLGNISKYLGKAVTLEDYMGWLANNFDPSISWSDLEWIRDFWKGPMIIKGILDPQDARDAVSFGADGIVVSNHGGRQLDGVLSTAKALPPIVQAVGNDLTVLVDSGIRSGLDVVRMLALGAKGVLLGRSMAYALAADGQRGVENMLDIFAKEMRVAMTLTGVTSIAQIDESTLVQAVRELNA
- a CDS encoding DUF427 domain-containing protein; translation: MKSSGPSPVITIAEQPGCLLVKFHGIQVAASARALVLLEANYPPVYYVPREDIDEKYFARTDHTSYCPYKGDASYFSLQVPGHEGANAAWSYEDPKVSVEQIRGYIAFYPDQVKFEILKDVE
- a CDS encoding MFS transporter; translation: MSEHVQSLEITRSTDASRDTRKVIFASSLGTVFEWYDFFLYGALAAVISKQFFAGVNDTTAFIFALMAFAAGFIVRPFGALVFGRLGDMIGRKYTFLATIVLMGVATFCVGLLPTYASIGIAAPIILVVLRMLQGLALGGEYGGAATYVAEHAPIGKRGFHTSWIQSTATLGLLLSLLVVLGCRYFTGDQFEVWGWRIPFLFSIVLLGISTWIRLSLHESPAFVKMKEEGKLCKSPLRDSFGKWENLKVVLIALFSINAGQAVTFYAAQFYVLFFLTQFLKMDPALANSLLIVSVIIGAPFFIFFGWLSDKVGRKPVLMIGLLLATALYFPIFKTLAHYANPAIDQASRQAPITVLADPATCTFQFDPVGKAKFDSPCDKVKTFLVKQGLPYISEAAPAGSGVQVSVGDVRLEGFDEAALRGAVTLAGYPSKADVQLINKPMIVALIVALIIISAMCYGPLAALMVELFPTRIRYTSMSLPYHIGNGWFGGFLPTVSFALVVYTGDIFYGLWYPVVITAVSLVVGMICLRETKNVDLDTN
- a CDS encoding IS481 family transposase, which translates into the protein MPWDTRDTMSLKEEFVALARQPGSNKRELCRRFGISPQTAYKWLNRYETHGQSGLQEKSRRPATSPKLTPAALEAEVLALRQEHPAWGGRTISIILKKQIAPSTVTNVLRRHGLIQPAQNEQEAKLRFEHDAPNDLWQMDFKGHFSTQEGRCHPLTLLDDHSRFNLAIQACDNERGATVKEKMIEVFQRFGLPARINVDNGPPWGSPRNPGEITELSIWLIRLGIRISFSRPYHPQTNGKIERFHRSLKAEVLEGRQFSTVKEAQSAFDRWREVYNLQRPHQALNYQVPMDRYRSSPWAYPQQLSEFEYGPDDVLAKVYHSRFRFQKRYFSIAKGLVGQHIAIRPNPERNGLFDVYFCHHFLRTFDVSKPDYGS
- a CDS encoding DNA topoisomerase III, which translates into the protein MRLYLCEKPSQAKDIAAVLGARRRGDGCWLGTDVTVTWCIGHLLETAPPDAYDVRYKRWVLADLPIIPDKWKMTVKPRTASQYKAVKRLLGEADELVIATDADREGEMIARELVEHCRYRGPIQRLWLSALDDASIRKALAALKPGAETFSLYHSALGRSRADWLIGMNMSRLFTLLGRQSGYQGVLPVGRVQTPTLRLVVDRDRSIADFVPVAYWAIDVQLLNDGTAFTAQWRAPSDVCDDQDRCLNQALAQQAAAAIGNAASARVIKLRTERMREVAPLPFDLGTLQEVCSKKLGLGAQETLDIAQALYETHKVITYPRSDCGYLPVSQHSEAPGILAALRQADPTLNALQDYLEPQRRSRAWNDAKVSAHHGIIPTAAAKNLDRLVGKQRAVYTLIRARYLAQFLPNHEYDRTQADFDCAGEALRAVGKQIVEPGWKRALPEALAPAKGREVPAPQTLPTLSEGRDCAVAEVKLKDLWTQPPKPFTEGDLIKAMKNVAKLVEDPLLKQKLKDTTGIGTEATRASIIQGLLDRGYLIKNGKALAATPAAFSLIDAVPRAIADPGTTAIWEQALDMVQNGEMSLEEFVTKQAAWMSKQVARCSGLSLTISGPASPAGRGSTPWKNKRKPAKRKPSTGVKRAAKTPGKA